The segment GTTCCAGAATACGCTGATAATTCTATAAATGTAGAATGAATCCAGTTTTTAAAATTCTCTCCATCAGCAACTATTTTTGCTGGTAAAACGGCCCAAGTTGCAGAACTTATATCGCTTTTATCACCATTAAAATCTGTAGAAATTAACACTTGTAATTCGCTACTATTTGCAAAACTATTTGAGGTTTCAAAAGATAAAAATTCTTGTGAAGTTGTGTCTAAATTAAAACCATCAGTAATTAACCAAGTAATTGTACTTTCATCATTAGAACTACTAGAACCCATTCTAGCAGCTTTACTTTGCGAATAAGAATCCGTGTAAGATCTCCAAGATTTTGTACCTTCTTCTCTATAATTAATCCAATTTAAAACATCAATATCTCCAGATTGATCATCGAAGTTTTCTTCTAATAAAATTGCTGTAAAATCTTCTATTAGTAAAGGAGAGCATCTCTCTTCATTCATATCTACATCACCAGTGTCATTTAAATTTAATACAATAAAATTTCCTCCAAAATCTTTAGAAACTACAGCATTTATAGTTCCTGCATTTTCTGGTAAAGACTCATTTGAAAATTTTGAAAAAGAGCTAGTTTCAACTAATAATTCATCATAGCCTAAACCCAAACAAGTTTGAATTTTACGTTGCGTATCAAAATCTTCTTTTGGGTCTACATAAGATTTTCCTGCTAATTTAGATTCGAAAAACACATTTTCTAACCTAATAAAAGTTCCGATGTTAGATTCATTTATTCCTGCAAAATCAATGATTTTTGGTACAATTTCTTCGGTAGTTTCTGTTCTATAAATATGATTCGGAATTTGATTAGTTGTTACGTTTTCAATTTCTGTATTATCGGTAACTTTTATTTTTCCTCCTATAGTAATTATTCCATTACCAGAATTTGTTTCGCCAATAAACAAGCCTTTTAAACGAATGTAAATTTCTCTACCAACATTATACTTGTTATAACTATTGCTTAAGTTTAAAGCAATTTTCATTCCTACTGTTGGGTTTTCTGGAGCGTCTTGCATATAAAATTCTTTATAGAAATTTCCTGATTTATCCGAAGAGACTACATATCCTTTTACAACAATATCAGACACAATTTCTAACGGATCATTGCCAATTATATATAATTCTTTTACTTGTTTTATCGTTTTCAATTCAAGCATATGGTCAGAAATACTGTCTAAAATTTTCTTTACAATTTCATTTTCTTCAATTCCTAAACTTTCTGGAACTGTAAAATCCCCGTCTTCCACACAAGTGATAAAAGACATATTTATTATAAAAATGAATATTAATCTGCGTACTATTTTCTTTTCCATTTTTGTGTTTTTATTTTTCCCTAAAAAGAGATACCCACATTCATAAAATAGGTTGCACCTCTACCATACCAATATTTATTTCCAAAAACAGGTTTATCAAGTGATTTATCCTCTAATAATTGCCTATAATTGGCATTTCTTCCTTGTTCAAATCCACCAGATTTATAGGTTTTATTTAATAAATTATTTACCGTTGCAAAAATACTTATGTAATGCTTTTTTATTTTATAAGATTTTCCACCAACAAGGTTTACAACAGAATAATTGCTAAATTTTTCTTGTGATAAAAGTTCTTTAGCAATGGTTGCATCATAGTCTAAGAAAGGCAAACCATCATCATCTGTATAAAAATTACGAGATCTATTTAAAGGAGAAATATCTATAAATGTGTTGCTAAAAAAGTTTACAGTTGCTCCTGCCCACCAATAATCTGGATCTCTATATTCAAAACCAACAGAATATGCATTTTGTGGTCCTGCTGCAAATTTGTAGTTCTTCAAATTTGTTACTCCAAAATCTTTAAAACCATTTACAAAACCTGCGGCTAAAGATTCTGTATCCGCCTCCGTTGTTAAATATAAATTAGGATTATTATCATACGTAAACTGACCAATAGAAGCTACTCCTTTCAACTTAAATGTTGCTGTAATTTGTGCTTCTAAACCTACCTCTAAACCGATATGTTTTTTGTTAATTCCGCTAAGAATTTCTTGTACAAAAGCAGTATTATCCCCTCCAACTCCATCAGCAAAATAGAAGGAAATTTCTGTTGCCTCTTTTATAGAAGTGTAATATGCTGTTACTTTTGATGTAATTATTGGGTTTCTAAAAACATAGCTGATATCTGTAGAAAGTGTTTTTTCACTTTGCAAATCTAAAACTACATTATTGTTTTCTCTGGAGTTTGAAAACGTATTTCTAATGGTGGGTGCAGAAGTTAAATAAGCTGCATTTACATCTACTAAATGACGGCCAGTAAATTTATAAGTTGCTCCTGTTTTAAAACCATAATTAATAAATTTTTGTTTTTCTGATGTTCCTAATGAACTCTCTGGAAAACCACCATTTTTATACACCCCTTCCCGCTCATGTGTTGTACTAGTGATTTTTATCGCTGTATAAAAATCTGTTTTATTATAAACAAACTGTGCTTGTGTAAAAGCAGTAATAATATCAGAATTTAAGTTGAAATTGTATTTAAATACATCTCCTTTGCCCACTACATTATTCGGATTTAAAAGGTTGTTTTGTTTTTCATCTTCAGTCGCTCCAAAAGGATCAATATCTAAATAACCAACACCTCCTAATAAATCTATTACTTCAGCAAAATTTTGAGAGCGTAAACGCTTGTATTCTATTTTTCCATTTAAAGAAACATTGCTATTAAGTGCTGTATTTAAAATTGTGTTAATCGTAAACTGTTTGTCATCATTTCTATCTTCATACAAAATATAGGCATTCTCTAAGTCTGCATTTTTATTGGTAGTATTTGCATCAAAAATGGATACCCAATCTATTTGCCCCTCTTTTAAAAAATTCTTTTCTGCTTCATATGCTTCTTCAAAATCTCCACTTCTTAAAAAATAACTCGGCATTTTTTGATAATAGGTTGCACTCGGGTTTGACCCTCCATTATAATCTATTCTGCTATTACCAATCTTACCAAATTGATAGGCAATATTTGTATTTATTGAGGTGTTTTCAGAAGAATTCCAATAATGATTTAACATTAAAATTGGCTCACTTACTTCTTTAATTCTTGAGTTTGTCTTTCTTCCATTTAAAGAACCCCAATAATCATTATATTTTATTCCTTTTAAGTCATATACTTCTTGTGTATTAGGTGATGACTTTCCTCTTCTATTTGGTGTAAAAATTCCTGTAAAATTGATGCTACTTTTATCGTTTATTTTTTTCTCTATGGATGTAAATATAGCATATGCATTGTAAGAAGTTGCATCATTAAAACCTTCATTTCCTACTCTTCTACTCGCAGAAAAAGTAAAAGCCCAATCGTTTTTTAACATTCCGCTAGAATAGGTTGCCATCATTCTATGTTGGTAACTTCTGTTAGAGGAAGAATATGTTATTCTAATTCCTGCTCTTTGTTCTGATGCACGAGTATTTATATTTGTTGCCCCTAAAAGACCGCCAAAAGTAACATCAGATGGTGTTAAGCCACTTCTAAATTCTTGATTTCTTAGCACATCATTTAAACCTCCCCAATTACTCCATTGCGCTCTACCATCATAAATTTTGTTCATTTCTATGCCATTAATCAGTAATTTTCCATTACTAGAATCTAAGCCTTTCACTTTAAAAAAGGAAGAACTAAATTCAAAAGCAGCGGTTCTAAGAAAAATATCCATTGATGATAGTAAAAGTCCAGAAATATTATCAGCAGAACTTGCATCATCATTTAATTCATCATCCGTAAGTGTAATGAAACTTAGATCTTGGTTTTCTGTAATATCTTTAAAAAGTAAGATGATTCCTAAATCTACATTTTTACCAGCTACTTCTATTGGAATATTTTGGGTTTCATAACCAACCAATTTTATTTCCAAAATAGACGTTCCATTTTGGATATTCTTAATCAGAAAAGTACCATTTAAGTCTGTAGTTTGACTTTTAGATGTGTTTTTTATTGTCACAAAAACACCGTGAAGTGGTTTTTCAGAATCAGTATCTAAAACAATTCCTTTTACCACGTTCTGACCGTTAACCTCTAAAAATGAGGTTAATAGAAACAAAGTTATCGTAACAATTTTTTTCATAAATAAGTTGTACTCTAAATTTTCTTTTT is part of the Polaribacter sp. SA4-10 genome and harbors:
- a CDS encoding carboxypeptidase-like regulatory domain-containing protein, yielding MKKIVTITLFLLTSFLEVNGQNVVKGIVLDTDSEKPLHGVFVTIKNTSKSQTTDLNGTFLIKNIQNGTSILEIKLVGYETQNIPIEVAGKNVDLGIILLFKDITENQDLSFITLTDDELNDDASSADNISGLLLSSMDIFLRTAAFEFSSSFFKVKGLDSSNGKLLINGIEMNKIYDGRAQWSNWGGLNDVLRNQEFRSGLTPSDVTFGGLLGATNINTRASEQRAGIRITYSSSNRSYQHRMMATYSSGMLKNDWAFTFSASRRVGNEGFNDATSYNAYAIFTSIEKKINDKSSINFTGIFTPNRRGKSSPNTQEVYDLKGIKYNDYWGSLNGRKTNSRIKEVSEPILMLNHYWNSSENTSINTNIAYQFGKIGNSRIDYNGGSNPSATYYQKMPSYFLRSGDFEEAYEAEKNFLKEGQIDWVSIFDANTTNKNADLENAYILYEDRNDDKQFTINTILNTALNSNVSLNGKIEYKRLRSQNFAEVIDLLGGVGYLDIDPFGATEDEKQNNLLNPNNVVGKGDVFKYNFNLNSDIITAFTQAQFVYNKTDFYTAIKITSTTHEREGVYKNGGFPESSLGTSEKQKFINYGFKTGATYKFTGRHLVDVNAAYLTSAPTIRNTFSNSRENNNVVLDLQSEKTLSTDISYVFRNPIITSKVTAYYTSIKEATEISFYFADGVGGDNTAFVQEILSGINKKHIGLEVGLEAQITATFKLKGVASIGQFTYDNNPNLYLTTEADTESLAAGFVNGFKDFGVTNLKNYKFAAGPQNAYSVGFEYRDPDYWWAGATVNFFSNTFIDISPLNRSRNFYTDDDGLPFLDYDATIAKELLSQEKFSNYSVVNLVGGKSYKIKKHYISIFATVNNLLNKTYKSGGFEQGRNANYRQLLEDKSLDKPVFGNKYWYGRGATYFMNVGISF
- a CDS encoding DUF5689 domain-containing protein, with the protein product MEKKIVRRLIFIFIINMSFITCVEDGDFTVPESLGIEENEIVKKILDSISDHMLELKTIKQVKELYIIGNDPLEIVSDIVVKGYVVSSDKSGNFYKEFYMQDAPENPTVGMKIALNLSNSYNKYNVGREIYIRLKGLFIGETNSGNGIITIGGKIKVTDNTEIENVTTNQIPNHIYRTETTEEIVPKIIDFAGINESNIGTFIRLENVFFESKLAGKSYVDPKEDFDTQRKIQTCLGLGYDELLVETSSFSKFSNESLPENAGTINAVVSKDFGGNFIVLNLNDTGDVDMNEERCSPLLIEDFTAILLEENFDDQSGDIDVLNWINYREEGTKSWRSYTDSYSQSKAARMGSSSSNDESTITWLITDGFNLDTTSQEFLSFETSNSFANSSELQVLISTDFNGDKSDISSATWAVLPAKIVADGENFKNWIHSTFIELSAYSGTAFIGFKYSGNGNVNFNGTYELDTIIINAK